A stretch of the Streptomyces sp. NBC_01428 genome encodes the following:
- a CDS encoding beta-ketoacyl-[acyl-carrier-protein] synthase family protein, which translates to MAGTSRFDAAVTGVGMVSCAGIGVPTSWKRIREGEGTAAGPVPALDGTPADFGCAVPDFDPAAAVGRRKAWRLDRCNQFAIAAAAEAIADAGLDPSTWDGTRVGVVLGNGIGGAAAWEKQHNVLRDEGPQKVSPLLIPMLSINMSAGYVAMECGARGPNFVTATACASGTTAIGMARELLRSGLCDIVVTGGTEAPLVPSIVSGFSQMGALSKRRAAQSTASRPFDADRDGFVPAEGAAVLVLERAAHAKARGARIRAMVSGYGASADAHHATAPDPQGAGAELAVRSALSDAGVDGADVTHVNAHGTSTPLNDVSEARMIRRVVGQHPAVTSIKGVVGHALGAAGAIEAVATVLTIENGFVPPTANLESLDPEVDLDVVAKAGRELSVEVAVSNSFGFGGQNAVLVFSRA; encoded by the coding sequence ATGGCGGGCACCTCCCGCTTCGACGCCGCCGTCACCGGGGTCGGGATGGTGAGCTGCGCGGGGATCGGAGTCCCCACGTCCTGGAAGCGCATCCGCGAGGGAGAGGGCACGGCCGCGGGCCCCGTCCCCGCACTCGACGGAACACCCGCCGACTTCGGCTGCGCCGTACCGGACTTCGACCCGGCCGCGGCGGTCGGCAGGCGCAAGGCCTGGCGCCTCGACCGCTGCAACCAGTTCGCGATCGCCGCCGCCGCGGAGGCCATCGCGGACGCCGGTCTCGACCCGTCCACCTGGGACGGCACCCGCGTCGGCGTCGTCCTCGGGAACGGCATCGGCGGCGCCGCCGCCTGGGAGAAGCAGCACAACGTCCTCCGCGACGAGGGCCCCCAGAAGGTCTCGCCGCTGCTCATCCCGATGCTGTCCATCAACATGTCCGCCGGCTACGTGGCGATGGAGTGCGGGGCGCGCGGCCCGAACTTCGTGACCGCCACCGCCTGCGCCTCCGGGACCACCGCGATCGGCATGGCACGCGAACTGCTCCGCAGCGGGCTGTGCGACATCGTGGTGACCGGCGGAACCGAGGCTCCCCTCGTCCCGTCGATCGTCTCCGGCTTCAGCCAGATGGGCGCCCTGTCCAAGCGCCGCGCGGCACAGTCCACCGCCTCCCGGCCCTTCGACGCCGACCGCGACGGCTTCGTACCGGCCGAGGGCGCCGCCGTCCTCGTCCTCGAACGCGCCGCGCACGCGAAGGCCCGCGGCGCCCGGATACGGGCCATGGTCAGCGGCTACGGAGCCTCGGCCGACGCCCACCACGCCACGGCACCCGACCCGCAGGGCGCCGGTGCCGAACTCGCCGTCCGCAGCGCCCTGTCGGACGCGGGGGTCGACGGGGCCGACGTGACGCACGTCAACGCGCACGGCACCTCCACACCGCTCAACGACGTGTCCGAGGCACGCATGATCCGCCGGGTCGTCGGGCAGCACCCGGCGGTAACCTCGATCAAGGGGGTGGTCGGTCACGCACTCGGCGCCGCGGGGGCGATCGAGGCCGTGGCCACGGTGCTCACGATCGAGAACGGTTTCGTCCCGCCCACCGCGAACCTGGAGAGCCTCGATCCGGAGGTCGACCTGGACGTGGTGGCCAAGGCGGGCCGCGAGCTGTCGGTCGAGGTCGCGGTGAGCAACTCCTTCGGGTTCGGCGGCCAGAACGCCGTCCTCGTGTTCAGCAGGGCCTGA
- a CDS encoding acyl carrier protein, protein MSDVYNRMVKLLQAGFGLEADEISPEQTFNDLELDSLAMVELSLAAQEEFGVPVNDEDISSRDTISRAAEVIEAKGVAV, encoded by the coding sequence ATGAGCGACGTCTACAACCGCATGGTCAAGCTGCTGCAGGCCGGCTTCGGTCTGGAGGCCGACGAGATCAGCCCCGAACAGACCTTCAACGACCTGGAGCTGGACTCGCTGGCCATGGTGGAACTCTCCCTGGCCGCCCAGGAGGAGTTCGGTGTGCCGGTGAACGACGAGGACATCAGCTCGCGGGACACCATCTCCCGCGCCGCGGAGGTCATAGAGGCGAAGGGCGTGGCCGTCTGA
- a CDS encoding beta-ketoacyl-ACP synthase III — protein sequence MNTPGAGRAAVVCGLGTCVPPYALTNEELSTLVDTSDAWIRSRTGIGRRHIADASTATSDLAIEAGGRALKSASAEGNAAVDAVIVATTTPDHPCPATAPLVATRLGLGTVPAFDVAAVCTGFLYGLAAGAGLIAAGTAERVLVIGAETFSRILDPEDRSGRAIFGDGAGAVVLRAGEPDEPGALGPFDLGSDGTGSDLITVRTGGSRDPFPTAGDAADPYFRMNGKAVFRNAVERMTESSRRVLAARTDWTGGLPDLVVAHQANLRILHAVADRIGVDRADCFVNIDRVGNTAAASIPLALGDADRSGALSAGRRVLLTAFGGGLTWGACTLTWPDIQPA from the coding sequence ATGAACACCCCGGGCGCCGGCCGGGCGGCGGTCGTGTGCGGACTCGGCACCTGCGTCCCCCCGTACGCGCTGACCAACGAGGAACTCTCGACGCTCGTCGACACCTCCGACGCGTGGATCCGCAGTCGCACCGGCATCGGCCGGCGGCACATCGCCGACGCCTCCACCGCCACGAGCGACCTCGCGATCGAGGCGGGCGGCCGGGCGCTGAAATCGGCCTCGGCGGAAGGGAACGCGGCGGTCGACGCGGTCATCGTGGCGACGACCACCCCGGACCACCCCTGCCCCGCGACCGCTCCTCTGGTGGCGACGCGACTGGGGCTCGGCACGGTACCGGCGTTCGACGTGGCGGCGGTGTGCACCGGCTTCCTCTACGGGCTCGCCGCCGGGGCGGGGCTCATCGCCGCCGGCACCGCCGAACGTGTCCTCGTGATCGGCGCCGAGACCTTCTCGCGCATCCTCGACCCCGAGGACCGCTCCGGCCGCGCCATCTTCGGCGACGGTGCCGGAGCGGTGGTGCTGCGCGCCGGGGAACCGGACGAGCCGGGTGCGCTCGGCCCCTTCGACCTGGGGAGCGACGGAACGGGCAGCGACCTGATCACCGTACGCACCGGGGGTTCACGGGACCCGTTTCCCACCGCCGGGGACGCGGCGGACCCGTACTTCCGGATGAACGGCAAGGCGGTCTTCCGCAACGCCGTCGAGCGGATGACCGAATCCTCGCGCCGGGTGCTGGCGGCCCGGACGGACTGGACCGGGGGACTGCCGGACCTCGTCGTGGCACACCAGGCCAACCTGCGGATCCTGCACGCCGTCGCCGACCGGATCGGCGTCGACCGCGCGGACTGCTTCGTCAACATCGACCGCGTCGGCAACACCGCCGCCGCGTCCATCCCGCTCGCCCTCGGCGACGCGGACCGCTCCGGGGCCCTGAGCGCGGGCCGACGCGTCCTGCTGACCGCCTTCGGCGGCGGACTGACCTGGGGCGCGTGCACGTTGACCTGGCCGGACATCCAGCCGGCCTGA
- a CDS encoding fatty acid desaturase family protein, producing MTTVNERGLRDAEGSGTLEEITRLVKDAGLMDTRPSWYVYKIAFNFLLLAAGWTAFALLGDSWWQLAVAVFLGLMFGQTDLVGHDAGHRQIVRTRKASNIIGYVHGNLLTGVSFGWWVKHHTAHHNFPNHLSMDPDILRRQVIFEAGDRIKRTTPFQRFVVRHQSWMFFVLITLEGLRLHMSGYVAASRGALTKYKKSELTVITLHLVLYVAALFYVLPPGKAIAFLALHQAVFGFYMGLMFAPNHKGMPVRDGEKEDLDWLTRQVVTSRNLKPSRFSDFFYGGLNYQIEHHLFPSMPRTNLRKAQPIVKEFCLRSGLPYVEVSIIESYAEVADYLDEVSDEVARLESGVS from the coding sequence ATGACCACCGTCAACGAGCGGGGACTACGGGACGCCGAGGGCTCCGGCACGCTGGAGGAGATCACCCGGCTCGTCAAGGACGCCGGCCTGATGGACACCCGCCCCAGCTGGTACGTCTACAAGATCGCCTTCAACTTCCTTCTCCTCGCGGCCGGCTGGACGGCGTTCGCGCTGCTGGGAGACTCCTGGTGGCAGCTGGCCGTGGCCGTCTTCCTCGGCCTGATGTTCGGCCAGACCGACCTGGTCGGCCATGACGCGGGCCACCGGCAGATCGTCCGGACCCGCAAGGCCAGCAACATCATCGGCTATGTGCACGGCAACCTGCTCACCGGCGTCAGCTTCGGCTGGTGGGTCAAGCACCACACGGCCCACCACAACTTCCCCAACCACCTCTCGATGGACCCCGACATCCTGCGCCGGCAGGTCATCTTCGAGGCCGGGGACCGGATCAAACGCACCACACCGTTCCAGCGGTTCGTGGTCCGCCACCAGTCCTGGATGTTCTTCGTCCTGATCACACTGGAAGGCCTGCGCCTGCACATGTCGGGCTACGTGGCCGCGAGCAGGGGCGCGCTCACCAAGTACAAGAAGTCCGAACTCACCGTCATCACCCTGCACCTGGTGCTCTACGTCGCCGCGCTCTTCTACGTCCTGCCGCCCGGCAAGGCGATCGCGTTCCTCGCGCTCCACCAGGCCGTGTTCGGCTTCTACATGGGCCTGATGTTCGCCCCGAACCACAAGGGCATGCCGGTCCGCGACGGGGAGAAGGAGGACCTGGACTGGCTCACCCGCCAGGTCGTCACCTCCCGCAACCTCAAGCCCAGCCGGTTCAGCGACTTCTTCTACGGCGGCCTCAACTACCAGATCGAGCACCACCTGTTCCCGTCGATGCCACGCACCAACCTGCGCAAGGCCCAGCCCATCGTCAAGGAGTTCTGCCTGCGCAGCGGACTGCCGTACGTGGAGGTGTCGATCATCGAGTCCTACGCGGAGGTGGCCGACTACCTCGACGAGGTCAGCGACGAGGTGGCGCGGCTGGAGAGCGGGGTCTCATGA
- a CDS encoding VlmB-like protein, which yields MTDTTTGTAPDSAIPSEADWDHAPSLVDGANSLELTAAECDLQYWLRAVPQGTLRGKVLGHDENVRPHEVTRRPGPLNDALTQELAFRSIAEDKATRALGYMVALAPDTATMEFYTTQLMDEARHSMVFRNHLLSLGVAQQDLFTTIDRLAAADRDAVLVPLENLGLEVLRDQEDFIGGVVVLTILVEGVLAPAAQLSELKWRVFDPAAADVERGAGIDEIRHLTVGSSVAREHLLAHPEDKERILELITRGRKLWENLPATEMTLRRETLFQKGLDAHRDLAGDYEIWPGRRLVDTTVEERVGTAHEWSESMQRKRLLYMGLEEAI from the coding sequence ATGACCGACACCACCACGGGGACGGCCCCCGATTCCGCGATCCCCTCGGAAGCCGACTGGGACCACGCACCGTCACTGGTCGACGGCGCCAACTCCCTCGAACTGACCGCCGCCGAATGCGACTTGCAGTACTGGCTGCGCGCCGTGCCGCAGGGCACCCTGCGCGGCAAGGTCCTCGGCCACGACGAGAACGTACGACCGCACGAGGTGACCCGGCGTCCCGGGCCGCTGAACGACGCGCTCACCCAGGAACTGGCGTTCCGCTCCATCGCCGAGGACAAGGCGACGCGCGCGCTGGGCTACATGGTGGCCCTCGCGCCCGACACGGCGACGATGGAGTTCTACACCACCCAGCTGATGGACGAGGCCCGGCACTCGATGGTGTTCCGCAACCATCTGCTGAGCCTCGGCGTCGCCCAGCAGGACCTGTTCACCACCATCGACAGGCTCGCCGCCGCCGACCGCGACGCCGTGCTCGTGCCGCTGGAGAACCTCGGCCTCGAAGTCCTGCGCGACCAGGAGGACTTCATCGGGGGCGTGGTCGTCCTGACCATCCTCGTCGAGGGCGTCCTCGCTCCCGCCGCACAGCTCTCCGAGCTCAAGTGGCGCGTCTTCGACCCGGCCGCCGCCGACGTCGAGCGCGGCGCGGGCATCGACGAGATCCGCCACCTCACCGTCGGCAGCTCGGTCGCCCGCGAACACCTCCTCGCGCACCCCGAGGACAAGGAACGCATCCTCGAACTGATCACCCGTGGCCGCAAGTTGTGGGAGAACCTGCCCGCCACGGAGATGACGCTGCGCCGCGAGACCCTCTTCCAGAAGGGCCTGGACGCGCACCGCGACCTCGCCGGCGACTACGAGATCTGGCCGGGCCGCCGTCTCGTCGACACCACCGTCGAGGAACGGGTGGGGACGGCTCACGAGTGGTCCGAGTCCATGCAGCGCAAGCGTCTCCTCTACATGGGCCTGGAGGAAGCGATATGA
- a CDS encoding flavin reductase family protein, producing the protein MTSPSTTSESAASARPHTAAAYWPPGSRTASVRATTRKFATGVTVLTCSRDEGTHGVTVSTLTLASMKPPMVSVALRRDSQGLAALLAAGTFAVNVLGSQQDPLARHFARSDRGEGLTRPGRGVWAGHTADGVPLLGGAVGWLQCRVTRTVPTGDHELVLGLVTDARLGSAEVPLVNFAGALHRLPAPAAPASTALAAAPPDDTTRS; encoded by the coding sequence ATGACGTCCCCGAGCACGACCTCGGAGAGCGCGGCCTCCGCGCGTCCGCACACCGCGGCCGCCTACTGGCCGCCCGGCAGCCGCACCGCCTCCGTCCGCGCCACCACCCGGAAGTTCGCCACCGGGGTGACCGTCCTGACGTGCAGCCGCGACGAGGGCACCCACGGGGTCACCGTCAGCACCCTGACGCTCGCCTCCATGAAGCCGCCCATGGTCTCGGTCGCCCTGCGCCGGGACAGCCAGGGCCTCGCCGCCCTGCTGGCGGCCGGCACCTTCGCCGTCAACGTCCTGGGCAGCCAACAGGACCCCCTCGCACGGCACTTCGCCCGCTCCGACCGGGGCGAGGGGCTCACCCGCCCCGGCCGTGGCGTCTGGGCGGGGCACACCGCCGACGGGGTGCCGCTGCTCGGTGGCGCCGTCGGCTGGCTGCAGTGCCGGGTGACACGCACCGTGCCGACCGGTGACCACGAGCTGGTCCTCGGCCTGGTGACCGACGCCCGGCTCGGTTCCGCGGAGGTCCCGCTGGTCAATTTCGCCGGAGCCCTGCACCGGCTCCCGGCCCCCGCCGCCCCGGCCTCCACCGCCCTGGCCGCCGCCCCGCCCGACGACACGACCCGGAGCTGA